A window of the Gemmatimonadota bacterium genome harbors these coding sequences:
- a CDS encoding VCBS repeat-containing protein, translating into MWRWPCSPRSSPVEGRLRPRPIPRPFRRRGRSWRAFGPPLVFIPVQPALFSTPGGQPNAWADYDDDGDLDLYVGFRGGVRARLYRNDGGGFVDVAASLGIDDSLEVRAAAWGDYDADGRLDLYVGFTPQAPVPNKLYRNPGNGGRFVDVAAAVGVADRGTTRQPSFIDFDNDGDVDLSVAFRDRPNALYRNDGGRFTDVAPALGIADPRKTVGVVWWDWEQDGDLDAFVANQDGDANALYRNVGGRYVDVADSLGVSERGRPADRGGVGPTLGDYDNDGDFDLFVANYGPDALYRDDGGRFTNVAAPMGLAGDYHSTSAAWGDVDHDGRLDLFVVSYLAGERDTPDHFFRNVGDHFVNEMPASIAADNGSHGVVWVDFDRDGDLDLALTNNHVKGAHPLFRNELSPALAARALQVTVRDAQGRATRAGSEVRVFAAGTRRLLGLRLLDTGGSYDAQGVTPVHVALPSLSPVDVEVTVLTRDGRVTRRVAAVDPRAYRGRALEVRAP; encoded by the coding sequence TTGTGGCGCTGGCCGTGCTCACCGCGCTCGTCGCCTGTCGAGGGTCGGCTCCGACCCCGGCCGATCCCGCGGCCATTCCGACGCCGGGGGCGGTCGTGGCGGGCGTTCGGCCCCCCGCTCGTATTCATCCCCGTCCAACCGGCGCTCTTCTCGACTCCTGGCGGGCAGCCGAACGCGTGGGCCGACTACGACGACGACGGCGATCTCGATCTCTACGTCGGCTTCCGCGGCGGCGTGCGGGCGCGGCTGTATCGCAACGACGGCGGTGGCTTCGTCGATGTCGCCGCGTCGCTCGGCATCGACGACTCGCTGGAGGTGCGCGCTGCCGCGTGGGGGGACTACGATGCGGATGGACGGCTCGACCTCTACGTCGGCTTCACCCCGCAGGCCCCCGTGCCTAACAAGTTGTACCGGAATCCCGGAAACGGCGGGCGCTTCGTCGACGTGGCGGCGGCCGTCGGCGTGGCCGATCGTGGGACGACGCGCCAACCGTCGTTCATCGATTTCGACAACGACGGTGACGTCGACCTCAGCGTCGCCTTTCGCGATCGCCCCAACGCGCTCTATCGCAACGACGGGGGACGCTTCACCGACGTGGCGCCGGCCCTGGGGATCGCCGACCCGCGCAAGACGGTGGGGGTCGTCTGGTGGGACTGGGAGCAGGACGGCGACCTCGATGCCTTCGTCGCCAACCAGGACGGCGACGCCAACGCCCTCTATCGCAACGTGGGCGGCCGTTATGTCGACGTGGCCGATTCGTTAGGTGTCTCGGAGCGCGGCCGCCCCGCCGACCGTGGCGGCGTCGGCCCCACGCTCGGCGACTACGACAACGATGGCGACTTCGACCTCTTCGTGGCCAACTACGGCCCCGACGCGCTGTATCGGGATGACGGCGGACGCTTCACCAACGTCGCCGCGCCGATGGGGCTGGCCGGCGACTATCACTCTACCAGTGCGGCGTGGGGCGACGTGGACCACGACGGGCGGCTCGACCTCTTCGTGGTGTCGTACCTCGCGGGGGAGCGCGACACCCCGGATCACTTCTTCCGAAACGTCGGCGACCACTTCGTGAACGAGATGCCGGCGTCGATCGCCGCCGACAACGGCTCGCACGGAGTGGTGTGGGTCGACTTCGATCGCGACGGCGACCTCGACCTCGCCCTCACCAACAACCATGTGAAGGGGGCGCACCCGCTCTTCCGCAACGAACTGTCACCGGCGCTCGCCGCGCGCGCGTTGCAGGTGACGGTGCGCGACGCGCAGGGGCGGGCGACGCGCGCAGGGAGCGAGGTGCGCGTCTTTGCCGCCGGGACCCGTCGCCTCCTGGGGCTGCGGCTGCTCGACACCGGCGGCAGCTACGACGCCCAGGGGGTGACACCGGTGCACGTCGCCCTCCCTTCGCTGTCGCCGGTTGACGTCGAAGTCACCGTGCTGACCCGTGACGGGCGCGTGACGAGACGAGTGGCCGCGGTCGATCCTCGCGCGTATCGTGGCAGGGCGCTCGAAGTACGCGCGCCATGA
- a CDS encoding aminopeptidase P family protein, which produces MPTRRTFVQQIGASLAAVSAAASQLAAEPSDGQPRGSERLLVENPLHPTPAPVGVDRLPLAWYQAQSRRLRERARARGVDAILLQSDVNLVYFTGCFRGSGERTTWALMPTNEVDTVYWFSPAIDRDLITSWWCTENDYYFCYPHAEGGFPNRGELARGKRVDLWEWVLGKLAARGLGERVIGLDRELTPSAQRTFDRVLPKARNVDVGDLCLDMQIIKTPEEIALTQRAYRYFDQVHAFARDYILEHGTSTTDYQIGQALSSYGINLMMRDVQRDGKPHSAVGMEVTGNYVRTGVATAYPHPNQFFHAPVRRGQPLYVNCDILLGGYGGEGYRNYILLPSTPQHDRMWNVVRDTVQIITEETKPGAICSEIAFKVHQYQVKQGMQDYIYHRPGHGQGQNFVGHQPPFLALGDDTVVQEGMTFSVEPGLYDEKSGIGINPSDRLVVLKDRAVLMSRIPFSREWSYLKV; this is translated from the coding sequence ATGCCGACGCGTCGCACCTTCGTCCAGCAGATCGGCGCCTCCCTGGCCGCCGTCTCCGCCGCCGCCTCGCAGCTCGCCGCCGAACCTAGTGACGGACAGCCACGCGGCTCCGAGCGCCTCCTGGTCGAGAACCCGCTGCACCCGACCCCCGCCCCGGTCGGCGTCGATCGGCTGCCGCTGGCCTGGTACCAGGCGCAGTCGCGGCGCCTGCGCGAACGGGCGCGGGCGCGCGGCGTCGACGCGATCCTCCTGCAGAGCGACGTGAACCTCGTGTACTTCACGGGCTGCTTTCGCGGGAGCGGCGAGCGCACCACGTGGGCGCTGATGCCGACCAACGAGGTAGACACCGTCTACTGGTTCTCGCCGGCGATCGACCGCGACCTCATCACCTCGTGGTGGTGCACCGAGAACGACTACTACTTCTGCTACCCGCACGCCGAGGGGGGCTTTCCCAACCGCGGGGAGCTGGCGCGCGGCAAGCGCGTCGACCTGTGGGAGTGGGTGTTAGGCAAGCTCGCGGCGCGCGGATTGGGCGAGCGGGTGATCGGGCTCGATCGCGAACTCACCCCGTCGGCGCAGCGCACGTTCGACCGGGTGTTGCCCAAGGCGCGCAACGTGGACGTCGGCGACCTCTGCCTGGACATGCAGATCATCAAGACGCCGGAGGAGATCGCCCTCACGCAGCGCGCGTATCGCTACTTCGACCAGGTGCACGCCTTTGCCCGCGACTACATCCTGGAGCATGGGACGAGCACGACGGACTACCAGATCGGCCAGGCGCTGTCGTCGTATGGCATCAACCTCATGATGCGCGACGTGCAGCGTGACGGGAAACCGCACAGCGCCGTGGGGATGGAGGTCACGGGGAACTACGTGCGCACGGGAGTGGCAACGGCCTATCCGCACCCCAACCAGTTCTTCCATGCCCCGGTGCGGCGCGGGCAACCGCTCTACGTGAACTGCGACATCCTGCTCGGCGGCTACGGCGGCGAGGGATATCGCAACTACATCCTCCTGCCGTCGACGCCGCAACACGACCGCATGTGGAACGTGGTGCGCGACACGGTGCAGATCATCACCGAGGAGACCAAGCCCGGGGCCATCTGCTCGGAGATCGCGTTCAAGGTGCACCAGTACCAGGTCAAGCAGGGGATGCAGGACTACATCTACCACCGCCCCGGACATGGGCAGGGGCAGAACTTCGTGGGGCACCAGCCTCCCTTCCTTGCGTTAGGCGACGATACCGTGGTGCAGGAAGGGATGACCTTTTCGGTCGAGCCGGGACTCTATGACGAGAAGAGCGGGATCGGGATCAACCCGAGCGACCGGCTCGTCGTGCTGAAGGACCGGGCCGTGCTCATGTCGCGCATCCCGTTCTCGCGGGAGTGGAGCTACCTGAAGGTCTGA
- a CDS encoding DUF2207 domain-containing protein yields MMRVRMAARLALRLTMTVAAIVSVRSAPLAAQDRELHWRRMHVEAHLDRDGRLLVKETQVIVFTGDWNGGERTFVWSSPQRFGFDRMVRLDSATGQEIPMKADDLEVVDGYGWGDSRHLRWRSRRAEDPPFNGDERSYRIEFRYTNILLHEGDDFRLDHDFAFTDHAGAVEAYTLKLTLDPVWKAPADFTGEFGPLRLEPWYGFVVNIPLVYAGAGRPAAVVYGADLAQRVGVASGFVAAMLALIAVFFRREAGVGRFASPVSDSVVTDAWLHETVFRHRPEVVGAAWDERTDAAEVTAVLARLEQEGKIKSRVESSKVWVFTTTTLHLELTVDRSKLRDYECALIDGLFFGHRTKVTSDEIREHYRRTGFNPSGKISSPLKSIVERLVPDDPALPAPSAMPTVLLAVAGIASFIASARTREYDLVVGIPGIVGAMILFLGVMLPAARVWRDRVEGAATATLWFFVPLALMSAALLGVVLTGFQRVGLLSLVGMALIALAITRSVLSMAAWRYGPKRLQLRREMAAARRYFQEELKQPAPRLQDEWLPWLIAFGLARHMDRWFASFGRAGGATVGHHSSGASSWSSSGGGSGVSASSWSGMGGGGGFSGGGSSGMWVAAASSVASGVSKPSSSSGGSSSSGGSSSGGGGGGGW; encoded by the coding sequence ATGATGCGTGTTCGAATGGCCGCCCGCCTGGCGTTGCGCCTCACGATGACGGTTGCCGCCATCGTGTCGGTGCGGTCCGCGCCGCTTGCCGCGCAGGATCGCGAGCTGCACTGGCGACGCATGCACGTCGAGGCGCACCTCGACCGCGACGGGCGCCTGCTGGTCAAGGAGACGCAAGTCATCGTCTTCACCGGCGACTGGAACGGCGGCGAACGCACCTTTGTCTGGTCCTCGCCGCAGCGCTTCGGCTTCGACCGCATGGTGCGCCTCGATTCGGCCACCGGGCAGGAGATCCCCATGAAGGCAGACGACCTCGAGGTCGTCGATGGCTATGGCTGGGGCGACTCGCGGCACCTGCGCTGGCGAAGCCGGCGTGCCGAGGATCCGCCGTTCAACGGCGATGAGCGGAGCTATCGCATCGAGTTCCGCTACACGAACATCCTGCTGCACGAGGGCGACGACTTCCGGCTCGATCACGACTTCGCCTTCACCGATCACGCCGGGGCAGTCGAGGCGTACACGCTGAAGCTCACCCTCGATCCGGTCTGGAAGGCCCCCGCCGACTTCACCGGAGAGTTTGGGCCGCTGCGCCTGGAGCCGTGGTACGGCTTCGTCGTCAACATCCCGTTGGTCTACGCCGGAGCCGGGCGCCCGGCCGCCGTGGTGTACGGGGCCGACCTCGCGCAGCGCGTCGGCGTCGCGAGCGGCTTCGTCGCCGCCATGCTGGCCCTCATCGCGGTCTTCTTTCGCCGGGAGGCCGGCGTGGGGCGTTTCGCGTCGCCGGTGTCCGACAGCGTCGTGACCGATGCGTGGCTCCACGAGACCGTCTTCCGCCACCGCCCCGAGGTGGTCGGAGCGGCCTGGGACGAGCGCACCGACGCCGCCGAGGTGACGGCGGTGCTCGCGCGGCTCGAGCAAGAGGGGAAGATCAAGAGTCGCGTGGAGTCGTCGAAGGTCTGGGTCTTCACCACCACGACGTTGCACCTGGAGCTCACCGTCGATCGCAGCAAGCTCCGCGACTATGAATGTGCGCTCATCGACGGGCTCTTCTTCGGCCATCGCACCAAGGTCACCTCCGACGAGATTCGCGAGCATTATCGTCGCACCGGCTTCAATCCATCGGGGAAGATCTCGTCGCCCCTCAAGAGCATCGTGGAGCGCCTGGTGCCCGACGATCCGGCGCTGCCAGCGCCATCGGCGATGCCGACCGTCCTGTTGGCGGTCGCCGGCATCGCCAGCTTCATCGCGAGCGCGCGCACCCGCGAGTACGACCTCGTCGTCGGCATCCCCGGCATCGTCGGCGCCATGATCCTCTTCCTCGGCGTCATGCTTCCGGCGGCGCGCGTCTGGCGCGATCGGGTCGAAGGGGCGGCAACGGCGACGCTCTGGTTCTTCGTCCCCTTGGCCCTCATGTCGGCGGCGCTGTTGGGCGTCGTGCTCACCGGCTTCCAACGCGTCGGGCTCCTCTCGCTCGTGGGGATGGCGCTCATCGCGCTGGCCATCACCCGTAGCGTGCTCTCGATGGCCGCCTGGCGCTATGGCCCTAAGCGCCTGCAGCTGCGTCGGGAGATGGCGGCCGCGCGGCGCTACTTCCAGGAGGAGCTCAAGCAGCCCGCCCCACGGCTCCAGGACGAGTGGCTTCCCTGGCTCATCGCCTTCGGCCTCGCCCGGCACATGGACAGGTGGTTCGCGTCGTTTGGCCGAGCCGGCGGCGCGACCGTCGGGCACCACTCGTCGGGAGCCTCCAGCTGGTCCTCGTCAGGCGGGGGGAGCGGTGTGAGCGCGTCCTCGTGGTCGGGGATGGGCGGGGGAGGGGGCTTCTCTGGTGGCGGCTCCAGCGGCATGTGGGTCGCCGCGGCGTCGTCGGTCGCCTCCGGTGTCTCCAAGCCGTCGTCGAGCTCGGGAGGCTCGAGTTCGAGCGGTGGCTCCAGTTCCGGTGGTGGCGGCGGCGGGGGATGGTAG